A single genomic interval of Danio aesculapii chromosome 5, fDanAes4.1, whole genome shotgun sequence harbors:
- the spaw gene encoding southpaw: MQSITARASFAFFLLRFVDCVWIDTNGAFIRDHRTAFFSAYSSQFYPRYPLYMMQLYRDFSGNKMLTTPASVDNPALHQSDFVLSLIAQDCHQTEERWVVSFDMSSLSANDNIQLSELRIRVPAFSAARRVTVDIFHQHKQHCASDSVFCRNKKQFLGSIKSVDGSQSSSSWRVFNITELLQQWLNQGTDTPDRVTAPDYDQGSGSGSGDDFIESLTSSWPKKIQHPTAERVMIVVFYKNKVSQSASSLMNTVAQSKYVTLNRPPDAAQGRRHKRNRVERMRMTDDRNVTGKPTHSEEQQASLCRRVDMWVDFDQIGWDEWIVHPKRYNAYRCEGECPSPLDETYNPTNHAYMQSLLKLYQPERVSCPSCVPLRLSSLSMLYYEGDEVVMRHHEDMIVEECGCQ, encoded by the exons ATGCAGTCTATAACAGCGCGCGCTTCATTCGCGTTTTTTCTTTTGCGCTTTGTTGATTGCGTGTGGATCGATACTAATGGCGCGTTCATTAGAGATCATCGTACAGCCTTCTTTAGTGCTTATTCCAGCCAGTTTTATCCAAGGTACCCCCTGTACATGATGCAGTTATACAGAGACTTCAGCGGGAATAAGATGCTGACAACTCCTGCCAGTGTGGACAACCCGGCTCTCCATCAGTCTGACTTCGTCCTGAGCTTGATTGCACAAG ACTGTCATCAAACTGAAGAGCGATGGGTCGTCTCTTTTGACATGTCTTCTCTGTCAGCAAACGACAACATCCAGCTCTCTGAGCTTCGCATCCGGGTGCCGGCGTTTTCTGCAGCCAGACGCGTGACTGTGGACATCTTCCACCAGCATAAACAGCACTGTGCGTCCGACTCAGTGTTTTGCCGCAACAAAAAACAGTTTCTAGGCAGCATCAAATCAGTGGACGGCTCTCAATCGTCATCATCCTGGAGAGTTTTTAACATTACAGAACTCCTACAGCAATGGCTGAATCAGGGAACGGATACACCAgaccgggtcacggcaccagatTATGACCAAGGCAGTGGAAGTGGAAGCGGAGACGACTTTATTGAATCTCTCACAAGCAGCTGGCCCAAAAAAATCCAGCATCCCACAGCAGAACGAGTCATGATTGTAGTTTTCTACAAAAATAAAGTCTCCCAAAGCGCTTCCAGCTTGATGAATACAGTGGCGCAGTCCAAATACGTCACCCTGAACCGGCCACCAGACGCAGCTCAGGGTCGGAGACACAAACGAAACCGTGTGGAAAGGATGCGCATGACTGATGACAGAAATGTGACAGGAAAGCCAACACATTCAGAGGAACAGCAGGCATCACTTTGCCGGCGGGTTGATATGTGGGTGGATTTTGATCAGATCGGGTGGGATGAGTGGATCGTGCATCCTAAGCGTTATAATGCATACCGGTGCGAAGGGGAATGTCCGAGTCCACTGGATGAGACTTACAACCCAACAAACCACGCTTACATGCAG agtCTGCTGAAGCTCTACCAGCCGGAGCGGGTCAGCTGTCCGTCCTGCGTGCCGCTGCGCCTCAGCTCGCTCTCCATGCTGTACTATGAAGGAGACGAAGTGGTCATGAGACACCACGAGGACATGATCGTGGAGGAGTGCGGCTGTCAGTGA